A portion of the Micromonospora tarapacensis genome contains these proteins:
- a CDS encoding GNAT family N-acetyltransferase encodes MLSDGPVLLRPYRRSDAVAWSEVRRANRDWLAPWESSLAGDWDELNSPATFRWVYRDQRRSARTGEGMPFAVCLRNDGGERLVGHINVGNIVRRAFCSGYIGYWVDRRVAGRGVIPTALALAVDHAFGPGGLHRIEINIRPENRASRRVVEKLGFREEAYHARYMHIDGAWRDHIGYAMTSEEIAAEGGLLARWQRRRARTP; translated from the coding sequence GTGCTCTCCGACGGCCCGGTGCTGCTGCGGCCCTACCGGCGTTCCGACGCGGTGGCCTGGTCCGAGGTGCGCCGCGCCAACCGGGACTGGCTGGCGCCCTGGGAGTCGTCGCTGGCCGGCGACTGGGACGAGCTGAACTCCCCGGCCACCTTCCGTTGGGTGTACCGCGACCAGCGGCGTTCGGCGCGTACCGGTGAGGGGATGCCGTTCGCGGTCTGCCTCCGGAACGACGGCGGGGAACGGCTGGTCGGCCACATCAACGTGGGCAACATCGTGCGGCGGGCATTCTGCTCCGGCTACATCGGCTACTGGGTGGACCGCCGGGTCGCCGGCCGTGGAGTGATCCCCACCGCGCTGGCGCTCGCCGTCGACCATGCCTTCGGCCCCGGCGGGCTGCACCGCATCGAGATCAACATCCGCCCGGAGAACCGGGCGTCCCGCCGGGTGGTCGAGAAGCTGGGCTTCCGCGAGGAGGCGTACCACGCGCGCTACATGCACATCGACGGCGCCTGGCGCGACCACATCGGATACGCGATGACCAGCGAGGAGATCGCCGCCGAGGGCGGCCTGCTGGCCCGCTGGCAGCGGCGACGCGCACGTACGCCGTGA
- a CDS encoding molybdopterin molybdotransferase MoeA yields MTATADAEAAENGLTPLADYLGSVLRRLRALPPLDLDLTQAYGNVLAEDVVAPHSFPAFDQAAMDGYAARWEDISGGGRGGAYVPVQSGGPGGRTVRLNVVGDLGAASWRPVRLTPGSCFSVAAGAPLPIGAEVVVPVEWTDQGMAAVEIFRVPKRGYGVRRAGEEVSAGALLAPSGTYVSPALVAVLAATGIGHVVVRPSPRVVIVATGDELVDVGRGSQPGQVVDANSHALTAAAAEVGALAYRVGICDDDPEGLRGLLEDQTLNADLIITTGGTGTGPGDMVRRILSRREGSRAGPVTFTDVALYPGTALGFGTVGAEEVPVVCLPGDPGAAMIGFEVLARPAINLLAGAEPVFRPSVRAHLLETLSSPAGLREFRPAHVAERRGGGYTVQPLNGGPFTLSGLAEANGLLVLGERVTTAAAGSTVDVLLLDRRR; encoded by the coding sequence ATGACCGCGACGGCCGACGCCGAGGCGGCCGAAAACGGGTTGACGCCGCTCGCCGACTACCTGGGCAGTGTGCTGCGCAGGTTACGCGCGCTGCCGCCACTCGACCTCGACCTCACCCAGGCGTACGGCAACGTCCTCGCCGAGGACGTCGTCGCGCCGCACTCGTTCCCGGCCTTCGACCAGGCGGCCATGGACGGGTACGCCGCGCGCTGGGAGGACATCTCGGGCGGTGGCCGGGGCGGGGCGTACGTCCCGGTCCAGTCCGGCGGCCCGGGCGGTCGCACCGTACGGCTCAACGTCGTCGGTGACCTCGGTGCGGCGAGCTGGCGGCCGGTCCGGCTCACCCCCGGCTCGTGCTTCTCGGTAGCCGCCGGAGCGCCGCTGCCGATCGGCGCCGAGGTGGTCGTGCCGGTGGAGTGGACCGACCAGGGCATGGCGGCGGTGGAGATCTTCCGTGTCCCGAAGCGGGGCTACGGGGTACGCCGGGCCGGCGAGGAGGTGTCCGCCGGTGCCCTGCTCGCGCCCTCCGGGACGTACGTCTCGCCGGCACTGGTGGCGGTGCTGGCCGCCACCGGCATCGGCCACGTCGTGGTACGCCCGAGCCCCCGGGTGGTCATCGTGGCCACCGGCGACGAACTGGTCGACGTGGGCCGGGGCAGCCAGCCCGGCCAGGTGGTCGACGCCAACTCGCACGCCCTGACCGCCGCGGCGGCGGAGGTGGGCGCGCTCGCGTACCGGGTGGGCATCTGCGACGACGACCCGGAGGGGCTGCGCGGGCTGCTGGAGGACCAGACCCTGAACGCCGACCTGATCATCACCACGGGCGGCACCGGTACCGGCCCGGGCGACATGGTCCGCCGGATCCTGTCCCGCCGGGAGGGCAGCCGGGCCGGCCCGGTCACCTTCACCGACGTGGCGCTCTATCCCGGCACCGCGCTCGGCTTCGGCACGGTCGGCGCCGAGGAGGTGCCGGTGGTCTGCCTGCCCGGCGACCCCGGTGCCGCGATGATCGGTTTCGAGGTGCTGGCCCGTCCCGCGATCAACCTGCTGGCCGGCGCCGAGCCGGTGTTCCGCCCGAGCGTGCGCGCGCACCTGCTGGAGACCCTCTCCTCCCCGGCCGGGCTGCGGGAGTTCCGGCCCGCGCACGTCGCCGAACGGCGCGGCGGGGGTTACACTGTCCAACCGCTCAACGGCGGCCCGTTCACCCTCTCCGGCCTGGCGGAGGCGAACGGCCTTCTCGTTCTTGGTGAACGGGTGACGACCGCCGCCGCCGGATCCACCGTGGACGTGCTGCTGCTGGACCGCCGGCGGTGA
- a CDS encoding UTP--glucose-1-phosphate uridylyltransferase, whose amino-acid sequence MSEHSANPSTTTTAAGRPRAVKAVIPAAGLATRFLPATKAVPKELLPVVDRPVLQYIVEEAAQAGIGDVLLITGRGKTSMVDHFDRRPDLEERLAEKPDLLAAVKRTEELAAIYTCRQPEQLGLGHAVGYAESHVGDQPFAVLLGDEFVNLSEPLLPAMLELQARTGGVVLAFFEVDPAETKRYGIASVEPAEAELTDIGEVVRVTGMVEKPKPEDAPSNLAVLGRYVLPGRIFDAIRRTQPGSGGEIQLTDAMELLRTEGTPVHAIVYRGIRYDTGMPLGYLQTVVQIAAEREDLGGEFRKWLAEFVNSDSSGGPNT is encoded by the coding sequence ATGTCGGAGCACTCAGCGAACCCCTCAACGACCACCACCGCCGCCGGCCGTCCCCGTGCCGTCAAGGCCGTCATCCCGGCCGCCGGCCTGGCCACCCGGTTCCTGCCGGCGACCAAGGCGGTCCCCAAGGAACTGCTGCCGGTCGTCGACCGGCCGGTGTTGCAGTACATCGTCGAGGAGGCCGCCCAGGCCGGCATCGGTGACGTGCTGCTGATCACCGGTCGGGGCAAGACGTCGATGGTGGACCACTTCGATCGCCGCCCCGACCTGGAGGAGCGGCTCGCGGAGAAGCCTGACCTGCTCGCCGCCGTCAAGCGGACCGAGGAACTGGCGGCGATCTACACCTGCCGGCAGCCGGAACAGCTGGGCCTCGGCCACGCGGTCGGGTACGCCGAGTCGCACGTCGGTGACCAGCCCTTCGCGGTGCTGCTCGGTGACGAGTTCGTGAACCTCTCCGAGCCGCTGCTGCCGGCCATGCTGGAGCTTCAGGCGCGTACGGGTGGGGTGGTGCTCGCCTTCTTCGAGGTGGACCCGGCCGAGACGAAGCGCTACGGGATCGCCTCGGTCGAGCCGGCGGAGGCCGAGCTGACCGACATCGGTGAGGTCGTGCGGGTGACCGGCATGGTGGAGAAGCCGAAGCCGGAGGACGCGCCGAGCAACCTCGCCGTGCTCGGCCGGTACGTGCTGCCCGGCAGGATCTTCGACGCCATCCGCCGGACGCAGCCCGGCAGCGGCGGGGAGATCCAGCTGACCGATGCGATGGAACTGCTGCGTACCGAGGGGACACCGGTGCACGCGATCGTCTACCGGGGCATCCGCTACGACACCGGCATGCCGCTGGGCTACCTCCAGACCGTGGTCCAGATCGCCGCCGAGCGTGAGGACCTGGGCGGCGAGTTCCGCAAGTGGCTGGCGGAGTTCGTCAACTCCGACTCGTCGGGCGGTCCGAATACATGA
- a CDS encoding 5-formyltetrahydrofolate cyclo-ligase, giving the protein MPEFAQGAEVTNGAKREARVALLARRRARTAAERQAAAVRVQAELTAVVRRLRPGRIAAYVPVGSEPGGPDLPAVLADALPAGAQLLLPVLRDDLDLDWAAWAGPEAMVAAGRGTREPGGPRLGRTAIAAAGLVVVPALAVDRRGVRLGRGGGSYDRALARVPAGVLTVVPLHDGELVDELPAEPHDRPVRAVITPAGGLHPLATPSGVVPHTSAGRTGGR; this is encoded by the coding sequence GTGCCGGAATTTGCTCAGGGAGCGGAAGTGACGAATGGCGCGAAGCGGGAGGCCCGGGTGGCGCTGCTCGCGCGCCGCCGGGCCCGCACCGCCGCCGAGCGTCAGGCCGCCGCGGTGCGCGTCCAGGCCGAGCTGACAGCAGTGGTACGCCGGCTGCGGCCGGGCCGGATCGCCGCGTACGTGCCGGTCGGTAGTGAGCCGGGCGGGCCGGACCTGCCGGCGGTGCTTGCCGACGCGCTGCCCGCCGGAGCGCAACTGTTGCTGCCGGTGCTCCGTGACGACCTGGATCTGGACTGGGCCGCCTGGGCCGGGCCGGAGGCGATGGTCGCCGCCGGGCGGGGCACCCGCGAGCCGGGTGGTCCACGGCTGGGCCGCACCGCGATAGCCGCAGCCGGGTTGGTCGTGGTGCCGGCGCTGGCCGTGGATCGCCGGGGCGTGCGCCTGGGTCGGGGCGGCGGCTCGTACGATCGCGCCCTCGCCCGGGTGCCGGCGGGCGTCCTCACCGTGGTGCCGCTGCACGACGGCGAACTGGTGGACGAGCTTCCCGCCGAGCCGCATGACCGGCCGGTACGCGCGGTGATCACTCCGGCCGGGGGGCTGCACCCGCTGGCGACCCCCTCCGGTGTCGTGCCCCACACTTCCGCTGGACGAACCGGGGGCCGATGA
- a CDS encoding DUF2231 domain-containing protein, whose product MFEKVLGLPVHVLVVHAVVVFVPLLVLLALAYIVLPRFRSRLDWAVAILAVVAPVTAWVGVQSGEALQARQIARGFSGEILDKINEHAEYGQMLFLLTLGLALAVILLLVATSGHARAPKLPRWTSAVLSVVVVALGVAALAYVWLTGHSGSEMVWGTTFE is encoded by the coding sequence ATGTTCGAGAAGGTGCTGGGCCTGCCCGTGCACGTGTTGGTCGTACACGCCGTCGTCGTGTTCGTGCCGCTGCTGGTGCTGCTCGCGCTCGCGTACATCGTGCTGCCCCGGTTTCGGTCCCGGCTGGACTGGGCGGTGGCGATCCTGGCAGTCGTCGCGCCGGTCACGGCGTGGGTCGGCGTGCAGTCCGGCGAGGCGCTCCAGGCCCGGCAGATCGCGCGAGGCTTCTCCGGCGAGATCCTGGACAAGATCAACGAACATGCCGAGTACGGCCAGATGCTGTTTCTGCTCACGCTGGGACTCGCCCTGGCCGTGATCCTGCTGCTGGTGGCGACCAGCGGCCACGCCCGGGCGCCGAAGCTGCCCCGCTGGACGTCCGCGGTGCTGTCCGTCGTGGTGGTGGCGCTGGGTGTCGCCGCTCTCGCCTACGTCTGGCTCACCGGGCACTCGGGTAGCGAGATGGTCTGGGGCACCACCTTCGAATAG
- a CDS encoding oxygenase MpaB family protein, translated as MDPVDVGLFGPGSVTWKLHEEPILFVAGLRSLYLQALHPRAMAGVAQNSNYRRDAWGRLIRTADYVGTTVYGTTAEAAEAGRRLRRLHARMTAVDPATGERFRVDDPDLLRWVHVTEVESFLDTARRAGVRLGAAEVDRYYTEQRRSAALVGLAPETVPGTAAEVAEYYQRIRPELRMTREAAETALFLTAPPLPWKLGLPARVGLNLGPPRWAYLGIAGTALALLPAWARRLYGGLGLPATARSADLTVRALRLALTALPRDWREGPMQRAAKERAALLGTAKPTTAG; from the coding sequence GTGGATCCCGTCGACGTCGGCCTGTTCGGCCCCGGTTCGGTCACCTGGAAGCTGCACGAGGAGCCGATCCTGTTCGTCGCCGGGTTGCGCTCGCTCTATCTCCAGGCGCTGCACCCACGGGCGATGGCCGGGGTGGCACAGAACAGCAACTACCGCCGGGACGCCTGGGGTCGGCTGATCCGCACCGCCGACTACGTGGGAACCACCGTCTACGGCACCACCGCGGAGGCGGCCGAGGCCGGACGGCGGCTGCGTCGGTTGCACGCCCGGATGACCGCCGTCGACCCGGCCACCGGCGAACGTTTCCGGGTCGACGACCCGGACCTGCTGCGCTGGGTGCACGTCACCGAGGTCGAGTCGTTCCTCGACACGGCACGCCGGGCCGGCGTGCGGCTGGGCGCCGCCGAGGTGGACCGCTACTACACCGAACAGCGCCGCTCCGCCGCCCTCGTCGGGCTGGCCCCGGAGACGGTTCCCGGCACCGCCGCCGAGGTGGCCGAGTACTACCAGCGGATCCGGCCCGAGTTGCGGATGACCCGGGAGGCCGCCGAGACCGCCCTGTTCCTGACCGCCCCGCCGCTGCCCTGGAAGCTCGGCCTGCCCGCCCGGGTGGGGCTCAACCTCGGACCGCCCCGGTGGGCCTACCTGGGCATCGCCGGCACCGCACTCGCCCTGCTGCCGGCGTGGGCGCGGCGGTTGTACGGCGGGTTGGGTCTGCCGGCCACCGCCCGCTCGGCGGACCTGACCGTACGCGCGCTGCGGCTCGCCCTCACCGCGCTGCCCCGCGACTGGCGGGAAGGCCCGATGCAGCGCGCGGCCAAGGAACGCGCTGCCCTGCTGGGCACCGCAAAGCCGACCACCGCCGGCTGA
- a CDS encoding RecB family exonuclease — protein sequence MRGVRRASPAGRPAAGGRAPRPRDAQPEQLGFEGMPERLFVCTPSKLGAYADCPRRYRYSYVDRPAPPKGPPWAHNSLGASVHTALKNWYALPAERRRPEVLPTLLKGTWVRDGYRDDEQERDAYRRALGWLEAYVGGLDPADEPVGVERVVAVKTAVLAFNGRTDRIDSRPGPQGPELVIVDYKTGRSGLDGDDARGSQALALYAYAAERVFRRPCRRVELHHLPSGTVAAHEHTVESLARQVTRAEETARDIMAAERSVTDGGDPDDAFPVMPGPRCAWCDYRRSCPAGSATPGKEPWAAVERSAGPPAEQG from the coding sequence ATCAGGGGCGTGCGACGAGCCTCCCCAGCCGGACGACCCGCCGCCGGTGGCCGCGCGCCCCGGCCCCGCGACGCGCAGCCCGAGCAACTCGGCTTCGAGGGCATGCCGGAGCGGCTGTTCGTCTGTACCCCGAGCAAACTCGGCGCGTACGCCGACTGTCCCCGGCGCTACCGCTACTCCTACGTCGACCGTCCGGCGCCACCGAAGGGCCCGCCCTGGGCGCACAACTCGCTCGGCGCCAGCGTGCACACCGCCCTGAAGAACTGGTATGCCCTGCCCGCCGAACGGCGTCGCCCGGAGGTGCTGCCCACCCTGCTCAAGGGCACCTGGGTGCGCGACGGTTACCGCGACGACGAGCAGGAACGCGACGCCTACCGGCGGGCCCTGGGCTGGCTGGAGGCGTACGTCGGCGGGCTGGATCCGGCCGACGAGCCGGTCGGGGTGGAGCGGGTGGTGGCGGTGAAGACGGCGGTGCTGGCGTTCAACGGCCGCACCGACCGGATCGACTCCCGCCCCGGCCCGCAGGGCCCCGAGCTGGTCATCGTCGACTACAAGACCGGTCGCAGCGGGCTGGACGGGGACGACGCGCGGGGTTCGCAGGCGTTGGCCCTCTACGCGTACGCGGCCGAGCGGGTGTTCCGCCGACCGTGCCGCCGGGTCGAGTTGCACCACCTGCCCAGCGGCACGGTCGCCGCCCACGAGCACACCGTGGAGTCGCTGGCGCGCCAGGTGACCCGGGCCGAGGAGACCGCCCGCGACATCATGGCCGCCGAGCGGTCGGTCACCGACGGCGGCGACCCGGACGACGCCTTTCCGGTCATGCCCGGCCCTCGCTGTGCCTGGTGCGACTACCGGCGCAGCTGCCCGGCGGGTTCCGCGACACCCGGCAAGGAACCGTGGGCAGCGGTCGAACGCTCCGCGGGCCCACCCGCCGAGCAGGGCTGA
- a CDS encoding MarC family protein — translation MDLKLFGEVFVTLLVIVDPPGMMPIFLALTGPLAARERNRAAWQAVALALGVIVVFAVAGQTLLAYLHVDLPALQAAGGLLLVLVALELLTGKADDPNQQATSNIALVPLGTPLLAGPGAIVATMLFVQRAGGPADYVAIAAAIVAVMLSVWIVLRFSGGIVKVLRPGGIEVLTRIAGLLLAAIAVQLIADAIAAFVVQYSGG, via the coding sequence GTGGATCTCAAGCTCTTCGGTGAGGTCTTCGTGACCCTGCTGGTGATCGTCGACCCGCCGGGCATGATGCCCATCTTCCTCGCGTTGACCGGGCCGCTGGCGGCCCGGGAACGCAACCGGGCCGCCTGGCAGGCGGTCGCGCTGGCCCTCGGCGTGATCGTGGTCTTCGCGGTGGCGGGTCAGACGCTGCTCGCCTACCTGCACGTCGACCTGCCGGCGTTGCAGGCGGCCGGTGGGCTGCTGCTGGTGCTGGTCGCGCTGGAGTTGCTGACCGGCAAGGCCGACGACCCGAACCAGCAGGCCACCTCCAACATCGCCCTGGTGCCACTCGGGACGCCGTTGCTGGCCGGTCCCGGCGCGATCGTGGCCACCATGCTCTTCGTCCAGCGGGCCGGCGGGCCGGCGGACTACGTCGCCATCGCCGCCGCGATCGTCGCGGTGATGCTGTCGGTGTGGATCGTGCTGCGGTTCTCCGGCGGGATCGTGAAGGTTCTGCGTCCGGGCGGGATCGAGGTGCTCACCCGGATCGCCGGCCTGCTGCTGGCCGCGATCGCCGTACAGCTCATCGCGGACGCGATCGCCGCCTTCGTGGTCCAGTACAGCGGCGGCTGA
- a CDS encoding SigE family RNA polymerase sigma factor: MTSSNPLEEEFRDFVTSRSAALLRTAYLLTGDWGIAEDLLQTALTKTYLAWKRLGGIEAIEPYARRVMVNTSTSWWRRRWHGERPTEVLPERAAVDEIDQQLDRDVLWRHLRALPARQRAVLVLRFYEDMSEAQTAAILEISPGTVKSQTSRALATLRRRIGADDAFVLPAAAADRAQQPAGRGGGRDGAGTTGRQPAAARPGSTPGDVSGRTPAGAYPAGTTPPVRVGPTTCPAVRPPGPRRRRRPCRARPWSESGGERRFRRS; the protein is encoded by the coding sequence GTGACCAGCAGCAACCCGCTGGAAGAGGAGTTCCGTGACTTCGTCACGTCCCGCTCCGCCGCCCTGCTGCGGACCGCGTACCTGCTCACCGGCGACTGGGGTATCGCGGAGGATCTGCTCCAGACGGCGTTGACCAAGACGTACCTGGCCTGGAAGCGCCTGGGTGGGATCGAGGCGATCGAGCCGTACGCCCGACGGGTCATGGTCAACACGTCGACGAGCTGGTGGCGCCGCCGGTGGCACGGCGAGCGCCCGACCGAGGTGCTGCCCGAGCGGGCCGCCGTCGACGAGATCGACCAGCAGTTGGACCGGGACGTGCTGTGGCGGCACCTGCGGGCGCTGCCCGCCCGGCAGCGGGCGGTGCTGGTGCTGCGCTTCTACGAGGACATGTCGGAGGCGCAGACCGCCGCCATTCTCGAAATCTCGCCGGGCACCGTCAAGAGCCAGACCTCCCGGGCGCTGGCCACCCTGCGCCGGCGGATCGGTGCGGACGACGCCTTCGTGTTGCCCGCCGCGGCAGCGGACCGGGCCCAGCAGCCGGCGGGTCGCGGTGGCGGACGGGACGGCGCGGGGACGACCGGGCGTCAACCCGCCGCCGCGCGACCGGGCAGCACACCGGGCGACGTTTCCGGCCGTACGCCGGCCGGCGCGTATCCGGCCGGCACCACCCCGCCGGTGCGGGTCGGTCCGACGACCTGCCCGGCGGTCCGACCGCCCGGACCGAGGCGCCGCCGGCGACCGTGCCGGGCGAGACCCTGGTCGGAGAGCGGCGGTGAACGACGTTTCCGGAGGTCGTGA
- a CDS encoding PH domain-containing protein, translated as MGSPSGPPFDPDDPDRARRERDTEPIPRIDPEGPGYGSGPRLSDGPSFSEDAGYGDGPGYAGEGRSGRTWVRDPEAGYPPPQISEEELAGLRADASGAAPRRVLPLEDEPSSLVARYLFPTERYRGEWKRHWIHLATPIVVGIAATFVLGYLSGFLAGQDVGALTTIAVLLWFAVMGWVAWRVADWWYDRFILTNKRVMVVNGIITRRVAMMPLVRVTDMKYEQTPAGRALNYGTFVLESAGQEQALREVKNLPNPNELYLRVVEEMYEPQAVEARLGKEQDEAKADDGA; from the coding sequence ATGGGAAGCCCCTCCGGCCCGCCCTTCGATCCCGACGACCCCGACCGGGCGCGGCGGGAACGCGACACCGAACCGATTCCCCGGATCGATCCCGAGGGGCCGGGCTACGGCTCCGGTCCCCGCCTCTCCGACGGTCCGTCCTTCTCCGAGGACGCCGGCTACGGCGACGGGCCGGGCTACGCCGGTGAGGGCCGGTCGGGTCGGACCTGGGTGCGCGATCCGGAGGCCGGCTACCCGCCGCCGCAGATCTCCGAGGAGGAGCTGGCCGGGCTCCGGGCCGACGCCAGCGGTGCCGCCCCCCGGCGGGTGCTGCCCCTGGAGGACGAGCCCAGTTCCCTGGTCGCCCGCTACCTGTTCCCCACCGAGCGGTACCGGGGCGAGTGGAAGCGACACTGGATTCATCTCGCCACCCCGATCGTCGTCGGCATCGCCGCCACGTTCGTGCTCGGCTACCTCTCCGGCTTCCTGGCCGGGCAGGACGTCGGCGCGCTCACCACGATCGCGGTCCTGCTCTGGTTCGCGGTGATGGGCTGGGTGGCGTGGCGGGTCGCCGACTGGTGGTACGACCGGTTCATCCTGACCAACAAGCGGGTCATGGTGGTCAACGGGATCATCACCCGGCGGGTCGCGATGATGCCCCTGGTCCGCGTCACCGACATGAAGTACGAACAGACGCCGGCCGGGCGGGCGCTCAACTACGGCACCTTCGTGCTGGAGTCCGCCGGCCAGGAGCAGGCGCTGCGCGAGGTCAAGAATCTGCCCAACCCCAACGAGCTGTACCTGCGCGTGGTCGAGGAGATGTACGAGCCGCAGGCGGTCGAGGCGCGGCTGGGTAAGGAGCAGGACGAGGCCAAGGCCGACGACGGGGCCTGA
- a CDS encoding TFIIB-type zinc ribbon-containing protein, giving the protein MVTVAVSCPRCGGSVRPPDLMHTESRCPDCGPVAPLHVPEHIGAQIVASVVDHIRASAQPRRPAVPLWCPWPLPPGWTTTGVAWAGDDRLGVRATAVACAGPAPLGGGPADLVFVAEEPGVGLGARYAGVPGPDAGPELAEALTDPGPGHPGHVGRAGIEVAGHPTPLWLVNSVTDRSAYAGEARGLWLYAIAWPASAGHLLAEDVLLHDLVESTPPELVYGAPSPYLHGEA; this is encoded by the coding sequence GTGGTGACCGTTGCGGTGAGTTGCCCCAGATGCGGTGGATCGGTGCGGCCGCCGGACCTGATGCACACCGAGTCCCGATGTCCCGACTGCGGGCCGGTCGCGCCACTGCACGTGCCCGAGCACATCGGCGCGCAGATCGTGGCCAGCGTGGTCGACCACATCCGGGCCAGCGCGCAGCCGCGGCGGCCGGCGGTGCCGCTGTGGTGCCCGTGGCCGTTGCCGCCGGGTTGGACCACGACCGGCGTGGCGTGGGCGGGCGACGACCGGCTCGGGGTGCGCGCCACGGCGGTCGCCTGCGCCGGCCCCGCGCCGCTCGGCGGCGGGCCGGCGGATCTGGTCTTCGTGGCGGAGGAGCCGGGCGTGGGCCTGGGTGCGCGATACGCCGGGGTTCCCGGGCCGGACGCCGGGCCGGAGTTGGCCGAGGCGCTGACCGACCCGGGACCAGGGCATCCCGGCCATGTGGGGCGCGCGGGGATCGAGGTGGCCGGCCACCCCACTCCACTGTGGCTGGTGAATTCGGTGACAGATCGAAGCGCGTACGCTGGCGAAGCTCGGGGATTGTGGCTGTATGCGATAGCCTGGCCGGCGAGTGCGGGGCATCTGCTCGCGGAGGACGTGCTGCTGCACGACCTGGTCGAGTCGACGCCGCCCGAGCTCGTGTACGGCGCACCATCTCCGTACCTGCACGGGGAGGCTTGA
- a CDS encoding TrmH family RNA methyltransferase: MTGEQLDVGVGPWPGDPPEDPRYDPELLAEGDRRNVVDRYRYWRREAVVADLDRRRHDFHVAIENWQHDFNIGTVVRNANAFLAAEVHIVGRRRWNRRGAMVTDRYQHVRHHETVEQFVGWAGERDLPLVGIDNLPGCRPLETATLPRRCVLVFGQEGPGLSDAARDGCDQIFSIAQYGSTRSINAGVASGIAMHAWIRTHAGPPPS; encoded by the coding sequence GTGACCGGTGAGCAGCTCGACGTCGGCGTCGGACCCTGGCCCGGGGATCCGCCGGAGGACCCCCGCTACGACCCGGAGCTGCTCGCCGAAGGCGATCGGCGCAACGTGGTCGACCGCTACCGGTACTGGCGGCGTGAGGCGGTGGTCGCCGACCTCGACCGGCGGCGGCACGACTTCCACGTGGCGATCGAGAACTGGCAGCACGACTTCAACATCGGCACGGTGGTCCGCAACGCCAACGCGTTCCTCGCCGCCGAGGTGCACATCGTGGGCCGGCGGCGATGGAACCGGCGCGGTGCCATGGTCACCGATCGCTACCAGCACGTACGCCACCACGAGACGGTCGAGCAGTTCGTCGGGTGGGCGGGCGAACGCGACCTGCCGCTGGTCGGGATCGACAACCTGCCCGGCTGCCGTCCGCTGGAGACCGCCACCCTGCCCCGGCGGTGCGTGCTGGTGTTCGGTCAGGAGGGGCCGGGCCTCTCCGATGCCGCCCGGGACGGCTGTGACCAGATCTTCTCCATCGCCCAGTACGGCTCGACCCGGTCCATCAACGCGGGCGTGGCGAGCGGAATCGCCATGCACGCGTGGATCCGTACCCACGCCGGCCCGCCTCCGTCCTGA
- a CDS encoding MaoC family dehydratase, protein MQFGRYYEEFEVGAVYRHWPGKTVTEYDDHLFCLLTMNHHPLHLDAHYAATASQFRRNVVVGNYIYSLLLGMSVPDVSGKAIANLEVESLRHVAPTFHGDTIYGETTVLDKRESATKPDRGVVAVQTRGYNQDGTLVCVFRRKVMVPKREYAAAAVPDGVDPERPSFPEPRLTS, encoded by the coding sequence ATGCAGTTCGGCCGCTACTACGAGGAGTTCGAGGTCGGCGCGGTCTACCGGCACTGGCCGGGCAAGACGGTCACCGAGTACGACGATCATCTGTTCTGCCTGCTCACCATGAACCACCACCCCCTGCACCTGGACGCGCACTACGCCGCGACGGCCAGTCAGTTCCGGCGCAACGTGGTGGTGGGCAACTACATCTACTCCCTTCTGCTCGGCATGTCGGTGCCCGACGTCAGCGGCAAGGCGATCGCCAACCTGGAGGTCGAATCGCTGCGGCACGTCGCACCGACCTTCCACGGCGACACCATCTACGGCGAGACCACGGTGCTGGACAAGCGGGAGTCCGCCACCAAGCCCGACCGGGGCGTGGTCGCGGTCCAGACCCGCGGCTACAACCAGGACGGCACGCTGGTGTGCGTCTTTCGGCGCAAGGTGATGGTCCCCAAGCGGGAGTACGCGGCGGCGGCCGTGCCCGACGGCGTCGACCCCGAACGACCCAGCTTTCCCGAGCCTCGCCTGACCTCGTAG
- the trxA gene encoding thioredoxin — translation MATVELTTANFDQVTESNGIVLVDFWADWCGPCKRFAPVYERSSEKHSDITFGKVDTEAQQDVAAKFDIRSIPTIMAIRDGVIVFAQPGALPESALENLVEQVRALDMDDVRKKLAEHKH, via the coding sequence ATGGCAACCGTCGAGCTGACCACGGCTAACTTCGACCAGGTGACCGAGAGCAACGGCATCGTTCTGGTCGACTTCTGGGCTGACTGGTGCGGCCCCTGCAAGCGGTTCGCCCCGGTTTACGAGCGTTCCTCGGAGAAGCACTCCGACATCACCTTCGGCAAGGTGGACACCGAGGCCCAGCAGGACGTCGCCGCCAAGTTCGACATCCGGTCCATCCCGACCATCATGGCCATCCGCGACGGCGTGATCGTCTTCGCCCAGCCGGGTGCCCTGCCGGAGTCGGCCCTGGAGAACCTCGTCGAGCAGGTCCGCGCCCTCGACATGGACGACGTGCGCAAGAAGCTCGCCGAGCACAAGCACTGA